One Segnochrobactrum spirostomi genomic window carries:
- a CDS encoding capsule biosynthesis protein, giving the protein MLPVSGRGRERILFLMGPPSIFWRELSFALEEGGHSVFKINLNLGDAIWWRRRGAVAFRGRFARWEAFLDRFVADYGITQILYYADRQPYHIVAQRVAKRRGIDAFVLENGYLRPDWITLERNGMSLYSHFPSNPEQIRALAEKFPELNLSIQYRHGFVIEMASEICYNFLARFYRFSYPLFRSGAYYNPFVEYFPGVVYKISARRREAVARRIVGTLSAARRPFYLCPLQLQSDKQVLENSPFRHITAFIEQVIASFAAYAPADSVLLFKEHPHDNGVEKWARRIGQIAMRFGIGERVEFIGGGDLGEILRHARGCVLVNSTVGLYALRAEVPTKALGTAIYDVPGLTDQRSLDDFWSDPSPVDMELLHALLRVMSGTVQVKGSFYDPVGRAAAIEEIVGRLGLGRVNGVADAGCAPRLPGACKGGKHDVW; this is encoded by the coding sequence ATGCTGCCTGTGAGTGGAAGGGGCCGAGAGCGCATTCTTTTTCTGATGGGCCCGCCGAGTATATTTTGGCGAGAACTGTCATTCGCTCTCGAAGAAGGTGGTCATTCGGTCTTTAAGATCAATTTGAATCTAGGCGATGCCATCTGGTGGCGTCGCCGCGGCGCCGTTGCGTTTCGAGGGCGGTTTGCCCGTTGGGAGGCGTTTCTCGACCGGTTCGTGGCTGACTATGGGATCACACAGATCCTTTATTATGCGGATCGCCAACCCTACCATATCGTTGCTCAAAGGGTCGCCAAGCGGCGCGGGATCGATGCGTTCGTCCTGGAAAACGGCTATCTGCGTCCGGATTGGATAACGCTTGAGCGAAATGGAATGAGTTTATACTCGCATTTCCCATCGAATCCCGAACAGATCCGTGCCTTGGCGGAGAAATTTCCGGAACTAAATCTCTCAATCCAATATCGGCATGGCTTTGTGATCGAGATGGCTAGCGAGATTTGTTACAATTTTCTAGCAAGATTCTATCGTTTTAGCTATCCGTTGTTCCGATCTGGGGCCTACTATAACCCGTTCGTCGAATATTTCCCGGGCGTTGTCTACAAGATCTCGGCGCGACGGCGCGAGGCGGTGGCTCGTAGGATTGTCGGCACCTTGAGCGCTGCGCGCCGCCCCTTCTATCTTTGCCCGCTGCAGTTGCAGTCCGATAAGCAGGTGCTGGAGAATTCTCCGTTCCGGCACATCACCGCCTTCATCGAGCAAGTCATCGCCTCGTTTGCCGCATATGCGCCGGCCGATTCCGTTCTCCTCTTCAAGGAGCATCCCCACGACAACGGTGTCGAGAAATGGGCGCGCCGCATTGGGCAAATCGCGATGCGGTTCGGTATCGGGGAGCGCGTCGAATTCATCGGCGGCGGGGATCTGGGTGAGATCCTGCGACACGCCCGCGGCTGCGTGTTGGTGAACTCCACCGTAGGTCTGTATGCTTTACGCGCCGAGGTGCCGACCAAGGCGCTCGGAACCGCCATCTACGACGTTCCAGGTCTTACTGACCAAAGATCACTCGATGATTTTTGGAGCGATCCATCGCCGGTGGATATGGAGTTGCTCCATGCCCTGCTAAGGGTGATGTCCGGTACCGTTCAGGTCAAAGGGTCGTTCTACGATCCTGTTGGCAGGGCGGCGGCGATCGAGGAGATTGTTGGGCGGTTGGGATTGGGACGGGTCAACGGAGTTGCCGACGCTGGATGCGCGCCGCGTTTGCCGGGTGCTTGTAAGGGGGGCAAGCATGACGTTTGGTGA